One genomic segment of Erysipelotrichaceae bacterium 66202529 includes these proteins:
- a CDS encoding FAD-dependent oxidoreductase, protein MNTYTHLFSPVAVGKTAVKNRLFMPPISTNLAYKGYVTDELIKHYEARAKGGVGLIVTEVTTVEPTYIYLPGDMSIHDDSFIPGWKKLTNAVHQYGAKILPQLFHPAYMAFPIPGTPRLIAPSNVGPSYAKEAPRPVTIEELHMIIKQFGEAAFRVKQAGGDGVEIHAAHAHGLLGGFLTPLYNKRCDEYGGDINGRLKLTLEVIAEVRKMCGDDFIIDVRISGDEYSDGGLNLDDMVYVSKQLERAGVDMLHVSGGTTIKRGSAIPAAGTKPGAHAHLSQEIKKHVSIPVATVGRITEPWIADELIANGKADMCMIGRANLCDPEFANKAMHGRDDDIRPCIGCLRCLNGIMFGKRVACTVNPSFELENEDTLKPAEVKKNVLVIGGGPAGMEAAFVAKQRGHHVVLCEQSDMLGGLMKIASVPIAKQDLARVIKYMSRRLNHAGVDVRLHCKVDKDMLQNEFSGYEVIACNGAAPSVIKDFTKFKQWATADDILAGKAFPGKNIVILGGGSVGCETADYLAPLVYDRYPRDRNVTILEMTKDIMATESGPGRSLLVQRLMKKNVQMLCNARVEKVEEDKIYYLKSGKTECITDADTLIFAIGYHSDPTIQELLEECDMTYHMIGDAAHTGTIKDAIHNGYETARCI, encoded by the coding sequence ATGAATACCTATACACATTTATTTTCACCTGTTGCAGTTGGGAAAACAGCTGTAAAAAACCGTCTGTTCATGCCTCCGATTTCTACAAATCTGGCATATAAGGGCTATGTTACAGACGAATTGATCAAGCATTATGAGGCCCGAGCAAAAGGAGGGGTCGGTTTGATTGTTACCGAGGTGACAACTGTCGAACCGACTTATATTTATCTGCCTGGCGACATGTCGATTCACGATGATTCCTTTATTCCGGGATGGAAAAAGCTGACAAATGCAGTACATCAATATGGTGCAAAAATTCTTCCGCAGCTATTTCATCCTGCCTATATGGCCTTTCCTATACCCGGGACACCACGATTGATTGCACCTTCCAATGTTGGGCCTTCCTACGCGAAGGAAGCGCCAAGACCGGTAACCATTGAAGAATTACATATGATCATCAAGCAGTTTGGTGAAGCGGCATTCCGCGTAAAGCAGGCAGGTGGTGATGGTGTGGAAATACATGCCGCACATGCGCATGGCCTGCTTGGCGGTTTTTTGACTCCGCTATACAACAAGCGCTGTGATGAATATGGCGGGGATATCAATGGTCGTCTGAAGCTGACACTGGAAGTCATTGCAGAGGTACGTAAAATGTGCGGGGATGATTTCATTATCGATGTGAGGATTTCCGGTGATGAATATAGTGATGGCGGATTAAACCTTGATGATATGGTATATGTATCCAAGCAGCTGGAAAGAGCTGGTGTGGATATGTTACATGTATCAGGCGGTACGACCATCAAGCGTGGAAGTGCCATTCCTGCTGCAGGCACCAAGCCTGGCGCACATGCACATCTGTCTCAGGAAATCAAAAAGCATGTAAGCATTCCAGTAGCTACAGTAGGGCGTATAACAGAGCCTTGGATTGCGGATGAGCTGATTGCAAATGGTAAAGCAGATATGTGTATGATTGGACGTGCTAATTTGTGCGACCCTGAATTCGCCAATAAAGCTATGCATGGACGAGATGATGATATCCGCCCATGCATTGGATGTCTACGCTGTTTAAATGGCATCATGTTTGGTAAACGGGTAGCATGTACAGTAAATCCTTCGTTTGAATTAGAGAATGAAGACACACTCAAGCCAGCAGAGGTCAAGAAAAACGTTCTAGTGATAGGAGGTGGACCTGCCGGTATGGAGGCTGCCTTTGTAGCAAAGCAAAGAGGACATCATGTAGTTTTATGTGAGCAAAGCGATATGCTTGGTGGTTTAATGAAGATTGCATCTGTACCGATAGCCAAGCAGGATTTAGCAAGAGTGATCAAATATATGAGCAGACGTCTTAATCATGCTGGTGTAGATGTGCGTTTACATTGTAAAGTGGATAAAGATATGCTGCAAAATGAATTCTCCGGATATGAGGTCATTGCCTGCAATGGGGCTGCTCCTTCTGTTATCAAAGACTTTACGAAATTTAAGCAATGGGCGACAGCTGATGATATTTTGGCAGGTAAAGCCTTCCCAGGGAAAAACATTGTAATTCTTGGCGGCGGCTCTGTAGGTTGTGAAACGGCAGATTATCTTGCACCACTTGTTTATGACCGCTATCCTAGAGATCGCAATGTAACGATATTAGAGATGACAAAGGATATCATGGCAACAGAATCCGGGCCTGGGCGTAGCCTTCTTGTACAGCGTTTGATGAAAAAAAATGTACAAATGCTTTGTAATGCCAGAGTTGAAAAGGTCGAAGAAGACAAAATTTATTATCTGAAGAGTGGAAAAACAGAATGCATTACAGATGCGGATACGCTGATATTTGCAATCGGTTATCATAGTGATCCTACAATACAGGAGTTGCTGGAAGAATGCGATATGACATATCATATGATTGGTGATGCTGCTCATACCGGTACAATAAAGGACGCCATTCATAACGGTTATGAAACAGCTCGCTGTATCTAA
- a CDS encoding helix-turn-helix domain-containing protein translates to MQNMQHYYDFSGQKFGYPLSLSINSFKRQVFSRQSSLEISYVLRGCYEAITENFTATINEHDMVVIAPNDIHMIRQNEDSDNVILTLHIDFSRFAPAMVGDVENAFESMICTRAKNYRSLCRIRSKLGALVSMLLQGESSIFQMNAIMMEIICIAGNHQQYPVERLPLQSIHHENYMKAIQYIDLHYQNELHLEDVAQTLSFSISYTSRLFKKYTGISFVKYLAYVRIRASLEALLEGKDSIEQIAANCGMPNSKSYTIAFRELYGVVPSDYRKKFTHNLKINENKRESRMIFDEEQRRLLEHLVKDTQELLYENDGMKIMQKDGHILCHIRNGHTAKSIITQTNEEIIVEVIRK, encoded by the coding sequence ATGCAGAATATGCAGCATTATTATGACTTTTCTGGACAGAAATTCGGATATCCTTTAAGTCTGAGCATAAACAGCTTTAAACGGCAGGTTTTCTCCAGACAATCAAGTCTGGAAATATCTTATGTATTGAGGGGATGCTATGAGGCAATCACAGAGAATTTCACAGCTACCATAAACGAGCACGATATGGTCGTCATCGCTCCTAATGACATTCATATGATTCGACAGAATGAAGATTCAGATAATGTCATTCTAACACTGCATATTGATTTCTCCAGATTTGCACCTGCCATGGTCGGCGATGTGGAAAATGCCTTTGAATCAATGATCTGTACACGAGCAAAGAATTACCGGTCACTTTGCCGAATACGGTCTAAGCTTGGAGCACTGGTATCTATGCTGCTTCAAGGAGAAAGCAGCATATTTCAGATGAATGCCATCATGATGGAAATCATTTGTATTGCCGGTAATCATCAACAATATCCGGTTGAGCGATTGCCTCTGCAATCCATTCATCATGAGAATTACATGAAGGCGATTCAGTATATTGACCTGCATTATCAAAATGAGCTGCATTTGGAGGATGTGGCACAAACACTCTCCTTCAGCATTTCATACACCTCCAGGTTGTTCAAAAAATATACCGGAATATCCTTTGTTAAATACCTGGCCTATGTACGAATTCGCGCTTCCCTGGAGGCTTTATTGGAAGGCAAAGATTCTATTGAGCAAATAGCAGCAAATTGCGGTATGCCCAATTCCAAGTCCTATACGATTGCATTTCGAGAATTATACGGTGTTGTTCCAAGTGATTACCGCAAAAAATTCACACATAATTTGAAAATAAATGAGAATAAAAGAGAATCGCGTATGATTTTTGATGAGGAGCAGCGGCGTCTGCTGGAGCATCTTGTGAAAGATACACAGGAACTTCTTTATGAAAATGATGGTATGAAAATCATGCAGAAGGATGGTCATATTCTGTGTCATATACGAAACGGGCATACCGCAAAGAGTATCATAACGCAGACAAATGAGGAAATTATAGTGGAGGTCATAAGAAAATAG
- a CDS encoding peptide deformylase has product MIRDIVKDPFLLSCRSEDATLRDLQTMQDLLDTLQAHADHCVGMAANMIGVLKRIIIFQDGGNYVIMLNPVIIKTGNKRYTAEEGCLCHDTQKKVTRYEKIKVSFLDANGRKKIKTYEGFCAQIIQHELDHCNGILI; this is encoded by the coding sequence ATGATTAGGGATATTGTGAAAGACCCATTTTTACTCAGCTGCCGCAGTGAAGATGCCACGCTAAGAGATTTACAAACGATGCAGGATCTTCTGGACACCTTGCAGGCGCATGCAGATCATTGTGTGGGAATGGCGGCAAACATGATTGGTGTACTAAAACGTATTATCATATTTCAGGATGGCGGCAACTATGTGATAATGCTGAATCCGGTTATTATAAAAACGGGAAATAAACGCTATACTGCAGAAGAAGGCTGTCTATGCCATGATACACAGAAAAAGGTAACACGCTATGAAAAAATCAAAGTATCCTTTCTTGATGCTAACGGCAGAAAAAAAATCAAAACCTATGAGGGCTTTTGTGCACAGATTATTCAGCATGAGCTGGATCACTGTAATGGCATTCTGATTTAA
- a CDS encoding diguanylate cyclase, protein MNTAAEAEQFCHFLWHMYLEERTYEIRGGYFSPEISVIGTGKHEVSYSLKEFASSLEKEEKQWNGSFIIEHEDIHSRQLSEDTYLVFGELDVSEDARDRINYELHFRFTVILKYTTDGWELLHVHQSVPDINQSSDEFFPKRLIEQSNEQLREKIAQKTRELQESNKAVIYYSHHDYLTKLMNRYYCEKSIEEQMRVYEQGTILMMDVDHFKSYNDTYGHPVGDQILIALAQALLKTFPKDIVSRIGGDEFLIYCSRHLESDTLEEIIEEFRRHWAEEQKQFKFTHRITVSIGVSYYPEHGTTYQELFQKVDTSMYDSKKGMYAYHIYDEKE, encoded by the coding sequence ATGAATACAGCAGCAGAAGCAGAACAATTCTGCCATTTTCTCTGGCATATGTATCTGGAAGAACGCACCTATGAGATACGTGGTGGCTACTTCAGCCCAGAAATCAGTGTGATTGGTACAGGAAAGCATGAGGTTTCATATTCCTTGAAGGAATTTGCGTCTTCTCTTGAAAAAGAAGAAAAGCAGTGGAATGGAAGCTTTATAATCGAACATGAGGACATACATTCCAGGCAGTTAAGTGAAGATACCTATCTGGTGTTTGGAGAACTGGATGTAAGTGAGGATGCCAGGGATCGTATCAATTATGAATTGCATTTTCGCTTTACAGTCATTTTGAAATACACAACGGATGGATGGGAGCTTCTGCATGTGCATCAGTCTGTCCCGGATATCAATCAGAGCAGCGATGAATTTTTCCCAAAACGGCTGATTGAACAGAGTAATGAGCAGCTGCGTGAGAAAATCGCACAAAAAACAAGAGAGCTGCAGGAAAGCAATAAGGCTGTTATCTATTATTCCCACCATGATTATCTGACGAAGCTGATGAACCGCTATTACTGTGAGAAATCTATTGAAGAACAGATGCGGGTCTATGAACAAGGAACGATTCTCATGATGGATGTGGATCACTTTAAATCCTATAACGACACGTATGGACATCCTGTCGGCGATCAGATTTTAATAGCCCTGGCACAGGCACTGTTAAAGACCTTTCCCAAGGATATTGTATCCAGAATCGGCGGTGATGAATTTCTGATTTACTGTTCCAGGCATCTGGAAAGCGATACACTTGAGGAAATTATAGAAGAATTTCGCAGACATTGGGCTGAGGAACAGAAGCAGTTTAAGTTCACCCACAGGATTACAGTAAGCATTGGCGTGAGCTACTACCCTGAACATGGAACTACCTATCAGGAGCTATTCCAAAAGGTGGACACCTCCATGTATGACTCTAAAAAGGGTATGTATGCATACCATATATATGATGAAAAGGAATAG
- a CDS encoding ATP:cob(I)alamin adenosyltransferase: MSVEYCAYPFLKEESNLCDYEIATDRLASMLSVARHHIRHIPQEDLLQLMEMIYHANGSIRGNCAIRDIELQKLNILYARYSMHMDHFVLPDGCIGASYLHVLRAETKAVIRIMHRIQQEGKTVEAVLFDFMNLLSNTFFMLCLYENKHDGFLEREFISRSYV, translated from the coding sequence ATGAGTGTTGAATATTGTGCATATCCTTTTCTGAAGGAAGAAAGCAACCTGTGTGATTACGAAATCGCTACCGATCGACTGGCATCCATGCTGTCCGTCGCCAGACATCACATTCGTCATATTCCACAGGAGGATCTCCTTCAACTCATGGAAATGATTTATCACGCCAATGGATCCATACGTGGTAATTGTGCCATAAGAGATATAGAGCTACAGAAGCTGAACATCCTTTATGCACGTTACAGCATGCATATGGATCATTTTGTCCTGCCTGATGGCTGTATCGGTGCCAGTTATCTGCATGTACTTCGTGCGGAAACCAAAGCAGTCATACGCATTATGCATCGGATACAGCAGGAAGGGAAAACGGTGGAAGCCGTTCTGTTCGATTTCATGAACCTGCTTTCTAACACCTTTTTCATGTTGTGCCTGTATGAAAATAAACATGACGGTTTTTTGGAAAGGGAATTTATAAGCAGGTCATATGTATGA
- a CDS encoding cytochrome B, translating into MKARELCFIAVIASIEAVVFTSFSFILYLECITFTIVLFAMIFQTRQAVLGAVVFTILNLSMQGITPWSLMYCLIYPLYSLIVGCSRNFLNRHFFVLVFTCGFLSFLTGQLVQLPFMLISDKITLIYMLLGLKTSLIQGGMSMALCGVCYKPIAAVLKQLERRLQNGKAM; encoded by the coding sequence ATGAAAGCGAGAGAGCTGTGCTTTATAGCCGTTATCGCTTCGATTGAAGCAGTTGTGTTTACATCATTTTCATTCATTCTATATCTGGAATGCATCACATTCACCATTGTGCTATTTGCGATGATATTTCAGACAAGGCAGGCTGTCCTGGGGGCAGTGGTATTTACCATACTGAATCTGAGTATGCAGGGGATCACTCCATGGTCATTGATGTACTGTCTGATTTACCCGCTGTATAGTCTGATTGTGGGCTGCAGCAGAAATTTTCTGAACAGACATTTTTTTGTCCTGGTATTCACCTGCGGATTTCTGTCATTTCTGACAGGTCAGCTGGTACAACTGCCGTTTATGCTTATATCGGATAAAATAACACTGATCTATATGCTGCTGGGATTAAAGACATCTCTTATTCAGGGAGGTATGTCCATGGCATTGTGTGGGGTATGTTATAAACCGATTGCGGCTGTCTTAAAACAATTGGAAAGGAGATTGCAAAATGGGAAAGCTATGTAA
- a CDS encoding DUF4430 domain-containing protein — protein MGKLCKILLVSAILLIGGCSTKESEKKEPVSDNTERTTLKITIKDEVNNKELFSGDVSVEGKTETLADFLEKAKDLDVVMEDGQYGKTIMGLKGVETKDFNKGPWWLYESENNESCKAAGSCDAASSLKIKDGDDFTFKYTASFS, from the coding sequence ATGGGAAAGCTATGTAAGATTTTATTGGTATCTGCCATACTGCTGATTGGCGGATGCTCAACAAAGGAAAGTGAAAAGAAGGAGCCTGTAAGTGACAATACAGAGCGTACGACTCTGAAAATCACCATTAAGGATGAGGTAAACAATAAGGAGCTGTTTAGTGGGGATGTTAGTGTTGAAGGAAAAACGGAAACACTAGCTGACTTTCTGGAAAAAGCGAAGGATTTGGATGTCGTCATGGAGGATGGTCAGTATGGTAAGACTATCATGGGATTGAAGGGTGTCGAAACCAAGGATTTCAATAAAGGACCATGGTGGCTGTATGAATCAGAAAACAACGAATCCTGCAAAGCGGCAGGAAGCTGCGATGCCGCAAGCAGTCTGAAAATTAAAGACGGTGATGATTTTACATTCAAATATACTGCATCCTTCAGCTAA
- the vanR gene encoding VanR-ABDEGLN family DNA-binding response regulator: MNILVVDDEQEIAGLVEIYLKNENYDVDVCYTGTQALQNIQKHTYDLAILDVMLPDMDGFTICKTIRQKHTWPIIMLTAKEQDIDKITGLMIGADDYMTKPFQPLELVARVKAQLRRYKRYNVQQKAQELSYLGLVMNRDLHICRLNEKDVSLTPIEFRILWYLCERQGKVVSAKELYTAIWQEEYLTSSNNTLMVHIRHIREKMHDRGEHPRYIQNVWGVGYKLGDSL; this comes from the coding sequence ATGAATATTCTTGTTGTGGATGATGAACAGGAAATTGCCGGTCTTGTTGAGATTTATCTGAAAAATGAAAACTATGATGTGGACGTATGCTATACAGGTACACAGGCACTGCAAAATATCCAAAAGCATACCTATGATCTGGCTATTCTGGATGTGATGCTGCCGGATATGGACGGCTTTACGATTTGTAAAACCATACGGCAGAAGCATACCTGGCCAATTATCATGCTGACGGCAAAGGAACAGGATATTGACAAAATCACTGGCCTGATGATTGGTGCGGATGACTATATGACCAAGCCCTTTCAGCCGTTGGAGCTTGTGGCAAGAGTCAAGGCACAGCTGCGAAGATATAAACGTTATAACGTACAGCAAAAAGCACAGGAGCTTAGTTATTTAGGACTTGTTATGAATCGGGACTTGCATATATGCAGGCTGAATGAAAAGGATGTATCTCTGACACCGATAGAATTTCGCATACTCTGGTATCTGTGTGAACGACAGGGAAAGGTTGTCAGTGCAAAGGAGCTCTATACTGCTATATGGCAGGAGGAATATCTGACCTCCAGCAACAATACGCTGATGGTGCATATACGTCATATCCGTGAAAAGATGCATGATCGTGGGGAGCATCCGCGATATATTCAGAATGTGTGGGGTGTTGGTTATAAGCTGGGGGATTCACTGTGA
- a CDS encoding GHKL domain-containing protein: protein MKRTAWILLAAAAAVGGLFLIADMLGNGIFLEFLSEQLFYMQEYTDTTGVLHQYLSPDWSRIKLLLFLLTMLTVGGCIIIVRLQVRKAAFQHKEDMQKAVEKALHQFLEERDFYLPEGYGGIEALLLQIRAKEQKQLDLLEKQTRQKHDLISYLAHDMKTPLASVIGYLNLLNDVKDIPQPQKEAYLRITLDKADRLEGLIDEFFDITRFNLHDIVISRGKLQLDFLLEQLKEQFYPILRAQHKQLHLDIAEGAVCYGDADKLARAFNNILKNAISYSYPNTEIHVQVTCDETNTVLKFLNQGDEIPKQKLDIIFEKFYRLDQARSTASGGAGLGLAIAKEIIEAHDGHIYAQSNLQETVFIVELPLHPSVEEHTAVQS, encoded by the coding sequence GTGAAACGGACAGCTTGGATATTGCTTGCGGCTGCGGCTGCCGTTGGTGGTTTATTTCTGATTGCGGATATGCTAGGGAATGGAATTTTTCTTGAATTTTTATCAGAACAGCTTTTTTATATGCAGGAGTACACAGATACAACCGGAGTCCTGCATCAGTATCTTTCGCCGGACTGGAGCCGCATCAAGCTTCTGCTTTTTCTGTTGACAATGCTTACCGTCGGCGGCTGCATTATCATTGTACGACTCCAGGTGAGAAAAGCAGCCTTTCAACATAAGGAGGATATGCAAAAGGCGGTGGAAAAAGCACTGCATCAGTTTCTGGAGGAGCGTGATTTCTACCTTCCGGAAGGATATGGCGGTATCGAGGCTTTACTGCTGCAGATACGGGCAAAGGAACAGAAACAGCTTGATTTGCTGGAAAAACAAACCCGACAGAAGCATGATCTCATTTCCTATCTGGCACATGATATGAAAACACCACTGGCATCCGTCATCGGTTATCTGAATTTATTAAATGATGTAAAGGATATACCACAGCCGCAAAAGGAAGCCTATCTTAGGATTACACTGGATAAAGCAGACAGGCTGGAGGGATTGATTGATGAGTTTTTTGATATAACGCGATTTAATCTGCATGATATTGTTATATCCAGAGGAAAACTACAATTGGATTTTCTACTGGAGCAGCTTAAGGAACAGTTTTATCCTATCCTGAGAGCACAGCATAAGCAGCTGCATCTGGATATTGCAGAGGGAGCTGTCTGCTATGGCGATGCGGATAAGCTTGCAAGAGCCTTTAATAATATACTGAAAAATGCCATATCCTACAGTTATCCGAATACAGAAATTCATGTACAGGTTACCTGTGATGAAACCAATACGGTTTTAAAGTTTCTTAATCAGGGGGATGAAATACCAAAACAGAAGCTGGATATCATTTTTGAGAAGTTTTATCGTCTGGATCAGGCAAGGTCAACAGCTTCCGGAGGTGCCGGTCTTGGTCTGGCAATCGCCAAGGAGATAATAGAAGCACATGACGGACATATATATGCACAAAGCAATCTGCAGGAAACGGTTTTTATTGTCGAGCTTCCCTTGCATCCGTCTGTAGAGGAGCATACAGCTGTACAATCATGA
- a CDS encoding D-alanyl-D-alanine carboxypeptidase has protein sequence MKRLKRLLLAGLLVTALSYAVMPLLSGGEKEKPIIHTENQQLQLEKKLYSKNYILIRQRDGKVLLHQNEEDEIAPASLTKLMSVYTALQHIENLQETVQVPASIFPKLEREQASMAGFIGNEEVTYEDLIYGALLPSGADACMTLAITLYGSEDAFVAEMNVQAQRLGLKNTRFHNCTGLDEEGHVSSVSDIATLLKAALQLPQFTEAFHAPYYSMAPSNKHSEGMTIYSTMRSTMDQHALSDTAILGGKTGYTKAAGLCLASQAKIGNETWLFVSAHAAGSAETKPYHILDAMNVYDTLQQSAQ, from the coding sequence ATGAAACGATTGAAAAGGCTGCTGCTCGCAGGGCTTTTGGTAACGGCTTTATCCTATGCTGTAATGCCGCTGTTATCGGGTGGAGAAAAGGAAAAGCCGATAATACATACGGAAAACCAGCAGCTGCAACTGGAAAAGAAGCTGTACAGCAAAAATTATATTCTGATTAGACAAAGGGATGGAAAGGTGCTGCTGCATCAGAATGAGGAAGATGAAATAGCTCCGGCTTCATTGACAAAGCTTATGAGTGTGTATACAGCTTTGCAGCATATAGAAAATTTGCAGGAAACCGTACAGGTACCGGCATCTATATTTCCTAAGCTGGAAAGAGAGCAGGCATCCATGGCCGGTTTTATAGGGAATGAGGAGGTAACCTATGAGGATTTGATTTATGGAGCCTTACTGCCAAGTGGGGCCGATGCCTGTATGACATTGGCAATCACTCTTTATGGAAGTGAAGATGCCTTTGTTGCAGAGATGAATGTACAGGCACAGCGTCTCGGATTGAAGAATACCAGATTTCACAACTGTACAGGACTTGATGAAGAAGGGCATGTCAGCAGTGTCAGCGATATTGCGACTTTGCTGAAGGCCGCTCTGCAGCTGCCTCAGTTTACGGAAGCCTTCCATGCCCCTTATTACAGTATGGCCCCCAGCAACAAACATTCGGAAGGGATGACAATATACTCCACCATGCGCTCGACAATGGATCAGCATGCGTTAAGCGATACCGCAATTCTTGGTGGGAAAACAGGATATACCAAGGCTGCCGGTCTATGTCTGGCATCTCAGGCGAAGATAGGAAATGAGACATGGCTGTTTGTCAGTGCTCATGCCGCAGGTTCTGCAGAAACAAAGCCATATCATATACTGGACGCGATGAATGTATATGATACGTTACAACAGTCAGCACAGTAA